The Carnobacterium divergens genome includes a window with the following:
- the cdaA gene encoding diadenylate cyclase CdaA produces the protein MTFDWSQLITWRHLLNVIDILVVWFFIYKLISLLKGTKAVQLLKGIAVIVVIKMISFFLNLETIDWIMDLIISWGVLATIIVFQPEIRRGLEHLGRGSLFGRTKRQVNPGEQLIKALDKSVQYMAKRRIGALISIQMETGLDEYIETGIPLDADISGELLINIFIPNTPLHDGAVIIKDYKIAAAAGYLPLSESSLIPKELGTRHRAAIGLSEVTDALTIVVSEETGGISVTRNSELLRDLTQADFINYLEKELIVEEEAIKKNPIQEFIEGFRKGGSK, from the coding sequence ATGACTTTTGATTGGTCACAACTCATTACGTGGCGTCATTTATTAAACGTCATTGATATATTAGTTGTTTGGTTTTTTATCTACAAACTAATTTCATTGTTAAAAGGTACAAAAGCTGTCCAACTATTAAAGGGAATTGCTGTAATTGTTGTCATTAAAATGATTAGTTTTTTTCTTAATTTAGAAACAATTGATTGGATTATGGATTTAATTATTTCATGGGGCGTATTAGCAACAATCATTGTTTTTCAACCAGAGATTCGCAGAGGATTGGAGCATTTAGGTCGAGGTTCTCTTTTTGGACGAACTAAACGACAAGTTAACCCAGGAGAACAGTTGATTAAGGCATTGGATAAATCTGTTCAATATATGGCGAAGAGAAGAATAGGTGCATTAATTTCAATTCAAATGGAAACGGGTTTAGATGAATACATTGAAACCGGAATCCCATTAGATGCAGATATCTCTGGGGAACTCTTGATTAATATCTTTATTCCAAACACGCCGTTACATGATGGCGCAGTGATTATTAAAGATTATAAAATCGCAGCAGCAGCAGGTTATCTTCCGTTATCAGAAAGCTCTCTTATTCCAAAAGAATTAGGAACAAGGCATAGGGCGGCCATTGGCTTAAGTGAAGTGACAGATGCGTTGACAATTGTTGTATCAGAAGAAACTGGTGGAATTAGTGTTACTCGTAACAGTGAACTTCTACGAGATTTAACACAAGCAGATTTTATTAACTATTTAGAAAAAGAATTGATAGTTGAAGAAGAAGCAATCAAAAAAAATCCAATTCAAGAGTTTATTGAAGGCTTTAGAAAGGGTGGTTCTAAATGA
- a CDS encoding YbbR-like domain-containing protein translates to MIDKIYNNPWFLRIIALVFALLLFSYVNFENNGRISTNNPIDGLSVNSSQVISNVPITVDVDQDKYFVSGLPETVSVKIEGSKNIIQQTITAQNFKVVAKNLNKLGVGTHKINLSPEGFSDELAVTLTPSDATVIIENKKIKTFNVDVEFNKALLARGYEAGTPTLDYNTVQISGAESTIDKISRVYASVSPENGVTKDINQKVPVQVLDESGNKLDVNINPKEVQVTIPVKSASKDVPIMLNQTGTPVAGKSYKLGIKGENTKVNVTGDKNFLESLSSFPVSVDVTGITETTTKEIALSLPEGITSVSPITIKVVITVSNTISTNSGGEAISPPTSESIISESTPSNSSSSSSSSSSKESSSSSSESSESKEDSSN, encoded by the coding sequence ATGATTGATAAAATTTATAACAACCCTTGGTTTTTAAGAATTATTGCTTTAGTTTTTGCTTTGTTATTATTTAGTTATGTGAACTTTGAGAATAATGGACGTATTAGTACAAATAATCCAATTGATGGGTTAAGTGTGAACAGTTCGCAGGTAATTTCAAATGTTCCTATCACCGTTGATGTGGATCAGGATAAATACTTTGTTTCTGGATTACCTGAAACAGTTTCTGTTAAAATCGAAGGGTCAAAGAATATTATTCAACAGACTATAACGGCGCAAAATTTTAAAGTCGTTGCCAAAAACCTAAATAAATTAGGAGTGGGGACTCATAAAATTAATCTGAGCCCTGAAGGATTTAGCGATGAACTTGCGGTAACACTTACGCCAAGTGATGCGACTGTTATAATTGAAAATAAAAAAATTAAAACATTTAATGTTGATGTTGAATTTAATAAAGCGTTACTTGCAAGAGGTTACGAAGCAGGAACGCCAACATTGGATTATAACACAGTTCAAATTTCAGGAGCAGAATCAACGATTGATAAAATTAGCAGAGTATATGCCAGTGTATCGCCTGAAAATGGAGTAACTAAAGATATTAATCAAAAAGTTCCCGTTCAAGTATTAGATGAAAGCGGCAATAAGTTAGATGTTAATATCAATCCTAAAGAAGTTCAAGTAACAATTCCAGTCAAGTCAGCTAGCAAAGATGTGCCTATCATGTTAAATCAAACAGGTACACCAGTTGCGGGTAAGTCATATAAACTTGGAATTAAAGGAGAAAACACAAAAGTTAATGTTACTGGAGATAAAAACTTTTTAGAAAGTTTAAGCAGTTTCCCTGTTAGTGTCGATGTGACGGGAATTACTGAAACAACCACAAAAGAGATTGCCTTATCATTACCAGAAGGCATTACTTCAGTCAGTCCAATTACTATAAAAGTTGTGATTACTGTTAGTAACACAATATCTACAAATTCTGGTGGGGAAGCAATTAGCCCACCAACAAGTGAGAGCATTATTTCGGAATCCACTCCTTCAAATAGCTCATCAAGTAGTTCTAGTAGTTCCAGCAAAGAAAGTTCAAGTAGCTCAAGTGAAAGTTCAGAATCAAAAGAAGATTCCAGCAACTAA
- the glmM gene encoding phosphoglucosamine mutase yields MGKYFGTDGVRGVANSELTPELAFKLGRFGGHVLNQHAEGIEHPRVLVGRDTRISGQLLETALISGLLSVGIEVMQLGVISTPGVSYLTRVQGAVAGVMISASHNPAQDNGIKFFGADGFKLSDEQELEIEALLDLEEDTLPRPSAAGLGTVDEYLEGSLKYTQFLQQTIPSDLSGLHVCLDGANGATAPLLNRLFADLETDFDVMGNTPNGININDGVGSTHPEKLAEFVLEKGADAGLAFDGDGDRIIAVDELGQIVDGDKIMYICGKYLMEKGRLKKDTIVATVMSNLGFHKAVEAAGMTALQTQVGDRYVVEEMRKNGYNFGGEQSGHMVFLDFNTTGDGMLSGIQLLNVMKQTGKKLSELAAEVSTYPQKLVNIRVADKNGAMEVPAIKAVIEEVETEMNGDGRILVRASGTEALLRVMGEAPTEEKVNQYVDRIAEVVRQEIGLAE; encoded by the coding sequence ATGGGAAAATATTTTGGTACAGATGGCGTTAGAGGAGTAGCTAATTCAGAACTGACGCCAGAATTAGCCTTTAAGTTGGGGCGTTTCGGGGGACACGTTTTAAATCAGCATGCAGAAGGTATTGAGCATCCTCGCGTTTTAGTAGGGCGCGATACAAGAATATCAGGGCAATTATTAGAAACAGCGTTAATTTCTGGATTATTATCAGTAGGAATAGAAGTTATGCAATTAGGTGTCATCTCGACACCAGGAGTTTCTTATCTTACAAGAGTACAAGGAGCAGTAGCAGGTGTAATGATTTCAGCTTCTCACAACCCAGCTCAAGATAATGGAATTAAGTTCTTTGGAGCAGATGGCTTTAAGCTTTCAGATGAGCAAGAATTAGAAATTGAAGCTTTGCTAGATTTAGAAGAAGATACGTTACCGCGCCCAAGTGCAGCAGGATTAGGAACGGTAGATGAATATTTAGAAGGTTCCTTAAAATACACGCAATTCTTGCAACAAACTATTCCATCTGATCTTTCTGGATTACACGTTTGTCTTGACGGAGCAAATGGGGCCACTGCACCATTACTAAATCGTTTATTTGCTGATTTAGAAACAGATTTTGATGTAATGGGAAATACACCAAATGGTATTAATATCAATGATGGTGTTGGTTCGACTCATCCTGAAAAACTTGCAGAATTTGTCTTAGAAAAAGGAGCAGACGCAGGATTAGCTTTTGATGGTGATGGTGATCGAATTATTGCAGTTGATGAATTGGGTCAAATTGTTGATGGCGATAAAATAATGTACATTTGCGGAAAATATTTGATGGAAAAGGGTCGTTTAAAAAAAGATACGATCGTTGCAACTGTTATGAGTAATTTAGGTTTTCATAAAGCTGTTGAAGCAGCCGGAATGACAGCCCTACAAACCCAAGTTGGAGACCGTTATGTCGTGGAAGAAATGCGAAAAAACGGCTATAACTTTGGTGGAGAGCAATCAGGCCATATGGTATTTCTAGATTTCAATACTACAGGTGATGGCATGCTTTCTGGAATTCAATTATTGAATGTAATGAAGCAAACAGGTAAAAAGTTATCTGAATTGGCGGCAGAAGTTTCAACCTACCCTCAAAAATTAGTGAATATTCGCGTAGCAGATAAAAATGGTGCGATGGAAGTTCCAGCTATTAAAGCAGTGATCGAGGAAGTTGAAACGGAGATGAATGGTGACGGTCGTATTTTGGTTCGTGCGAGTGGGACAGAAGCTTTACTGCGTGTGATGGGAGAAGCTCCAACAGAAGAAAAAGTGAACCAATATGTTGACCGAATTGCAGAAGTTGTTCGCCAAGAAATTGGATTAGCTGAATAA
- the glmS gene encoding glutamine--fructose-6-phosphate transaminase (isomerizing): MCGIVGVVGNQNAKEVLLQGLEKLEYRGYDSAGIYLIDETNQDHLFKEKGRILALRNSVRQDVEASIGIGHTRWATHGVPSVINAHPHQSQMGQFTLVHNGVIENFAKLKSSYVSDVDFVSDTDTEVIVQLIEKFSLEGLSTIDSFKKVVSLLKGSYALALMDKNVSDTIYVAKNKSPLLVGLGEGFNVVCSDAMAMIQVTNQFVELMDGEIVTVTASTIKIENAENEEMNRLPYTAEIDLNDLEKGTYPYYMLKEIDEQPAVMRKILQHYQGKQQQLEIDSDITKSMLASDRIYIVACGTSYHAGWVGKQLIESLTTIPTEVHLSSEFGYNTPLLTEKPFFIFLTQSGETADSRQVLVKINQLNHPTLTITNVSGSTLSREAQFTLLLHAGPEIAVASTKAYTAQIAVLAVLADVVGKAKGFAQNFDLVHELAIVATGMETIIDEKERLEQLAAEYLGISRNAFYIGRGMDYYVAMEAALKLKEISYVQTEGFAAGELKHGTIALIEEGTPVIAIITEETIAGHTRGNVQEVNSRGANSMILAMEGVAEDGDHFILPHVHSLLTPLISVIPTQLLSYYTSLHRGNDVDKPRNLAKSVTVE; encoded by the coding sequence ATGTGTGGAATTGTCGGAGTAGTAGGAAATCAGAATGCAAAAGAAGTGTTGTTACAGGGGCTAGAAAAATTAGAATATCGTGGGTATGATTCTGCTGGAATCTATCTTATTGATGAGACAAATCAAGACCATCTATTTAAAGAAAAAGGTCGTATTTTAGCCTTACGTAATAGTGTTCGTCAAGACGTTGAAGCAAGCATTGGAATTGGTCATACTAGATGGGCAACCCATGGTGTTCCAAGTGTGATAAATGCTCATCCTCATCAATCTCAAATGGGTCAGTTTACATTGGTGCATAATGGCGTTATTGAAAATTTTGCGAAACTAAAATCATCGTATGTATCAGATGTTGATTTTGTTAGTGATACAGACACAGAAGTAATTGTTCAACTGATTGAGAAGTTTTCATTAGAAGGATTGTCAACAATTGATTCTTTTAAAAAAGTAGTAAGTCTTTTGAAAGGATCTTACGCGCTTGCGTTGATGGATAAAAATGTATCGGATACAATTTATGTTGCGAAAAATAAAAGTCCGTTGCTCGTTGGTTTAGGAGAAGGATTTAATGTAGTTTGTAGTGACGCTATGGCCATGATTCAAGTAACCAATCAATTTGTTGAATTAATGGATGGTGAAATAGTAACGGTGACAGCATCTACTATAAAAATTGAAAATGCTGAAAATGAGGAAATGAACCGATTGCCTTACACAGCTGAAATTGATTTGAATGATTTAGAAAAAGGGACCTATCCCTACTACATGTTAAAAGAAATTGATGAACAGCCTGCTGTTATGCGTAAAATTTTGCAACATTATCAAGGAAAGCAACAGCAATTGGAAATCGACTCAGACATTACAAAGTCGATGCTAGCAAGTGATCGCATTTATATTGTTGCCTGTGGTACTAGTTACCACGCTGGATGGGTTGGCAAGCAATTGATAGAGTCATTGACAACTATTCCAACAGAAGTTCATTTATCAAGTGAGTTTGGGTACAACACCCCGTTGTTAACCGAAAAACCTTTCTTTATCTTTTTAACACAAAGTGGTGAAACCGCAGATAGCCGACAAGTTCTTGTGAAAATCAATCAATTGAATCATCCAACCTTAACCATTACTAATGTTTCAGGTTCTACGCTTTCAAGAGAGGCCCAATTCACGTTGCTATTGCATGCTGGACCAGAAATTGCTGTTGCTTCAACTAAAGCTTACACGGCACAGATAGCAGTATTAGCAGTTCTTGCAGATGTAGTTGGAAAAGCAAAAGGATTTGCTCAGAACTTTGATTTAGTTCATGAATTGGCAATTGTTGCTACAGGGATGGAAACGATTATTGATGAAAAAGAAAGATTGGAACAACTAGCTGCTGAATATTTAGGTATCAGTCGAAATGCGTTCTATATTGGACGTGGAATGGATTATTATGTGGCAATGGAAGCAGCACTGAAATTAAAAGAAATTTCGTATGTTCAAACAGAAGGGTTTGCTGCTGGAGAATTAAAACATGGAACCATCGCTTTAATTGAAGAGGGAACCCCGGTTATAGCGATTATTACCGAAGAAACTATTGCTGGGCACACGCGTGGGAATGTTCAAGAAGTAAACTCACGTGGTGCCAATAGCATGATTCTGGCAATGGAAGGCGTGGCGGAGGATGGAGATCACTTTATTTTGCCACACGTTCATTCTTTATTAACACCATTAATTAGCGTTATTCCAACTCAACTTCTTTCATACTATACAAGTTTGCATCGTGGCAATGATGTAGACAAACCAAGGAACTTAGCAAAAAGTGTAACAGTCGAATAA
- a CDS encoding diguanylate cyclase: MDAFLLVEPYITGIISILGIFFIEAFVVASFKLYINQFLSPKTYHIMITLISGLIMTFFSIYFMMMSQKEDYYLIFGNLRMIIILIPIIFLNRNISLVSVILCSVFRLFYYGTTIVSLGYITIFSSFFLLVVVIQLIVKQNQVLTFIYSILSASVFWVWIYLTNFDGYHSYFFVAVVSDYLNFVILSSIAYVSASYLYHLNNLLFQTIEESLTDELTKLRNLKDFNAKMDDGFLKAREKREAFSLIIFDIDYFKTINDTYGHLAGDLVLKNLAKTIKEIEELKKVDVFRVGGEEFTIILTKKNGTESVRIAEKLREKVEETHFYYDNQLIHVTVSVGVTSLVKGLRSEITSNGFLELADEALYHSKHNGRNRVFISDVFTGEFK, encoded by the coding sequence ATGGACGCTTTTTTATTAGTTGAACCTTATATCACTGGAATCATCTCTATTTTAGGAATCTTTTTTATTGAAGCATTTGTTGTTGCTTCGTTTAAGTTATATATCAATCAATTTTTAAGTCCAAAAACGTATCATATTATGATTACTCTGATTTCTGGATTGATTATGACTTTTTTTTCTATCTATTTTATGATGATGTCTCAAAAAGAAGACTATTACTTGATATTCGGCAATTTGAGAATGATTATTATTTTAATTCCTATTATTTTTCTAAATCGTAACATTTCGTTAGTATCTGTTATTTTATGCAGTGTTTTTAGATTGTTTTATTATGGGACGACTATTGTTTCGCTAGGATACATTACTATTTTTTCTTCTTTTTTTCTATTAGTGGTAGTAATTCAGTTGATTGTAAAACAAAACCAAGTGTTAACTTTTATTTATAGTATTTTGAGTGCATCGGTTTTTTGGGTGTGGATTTATTTAACCAATTTTGATGGGTATCATTCCTATTTCTTTGTTGCAGTTGTTTCTGATTATTTAAATTTTGTTATTTTAAGTAGCATTGCTTATGTGAGTGCTTCTTATTTGTATCATTTGAATAATCTATTATTTCAAACAATCGAAGAAAGTTTAACGGATGAGTTAACCAAACTAAGAAATTTAAAAGACTTCAATGCTAAGATGGATGATGGATTTTTAAAAGCTCGCGAGAAGAGAGAAGCTTTTTCGCTAATTATTTTTGATATTGATTATTTTAAAACGATTAACGACACGTATGGCCATCTAGCAGGGGATTTAGTGCTGAAAAATCTAGCTAAAACAATTAAAGAAATAGAAGAATTAAAAAAAGTAGATGTATTTCGTGTAGGTGGAGAAGAGTTTACCATTATTCTCACTAAAAAAAATGGAACAGAAAGTGTACGAATCGCTGAAAAGTTACGTGAAAAAGTGGAGGAAACTCATTTTTATTATGACAATCAGTTGATTCATGTCACAGTCTCTGTGGGTGTGACATCATTGGTTAAAGGGTTGAGAAGTGAGATTACGTCAAATGGATTTTTGGAGTTAGCAGATGAAGCCTTGTATCATTCTAAGCATAATGGAAGAAACAGAGTCTTTATAAGTGATGTTTTTACAGGAGAATTTAAGTAA
- the galE gene encoding UDP-glucose 4-epimerase GalE, whose protein sequence is MTILVLGGAGYIGSHGVDQLIEKGYQVVVVDNLQTGHKEAIHKDARFYQGDIRDKAFLQGIFKKEKIDGVLHFAANSLVGESMEQPLMYFNNNVYGTQIVLEVMEEFDVKKIVFSSSAATYGEAKVMPIAESASTNPTNPYGETKLMMEKMLKWCEEAYQMNYVALRYFNVAGAKINGQIGEDHTPETHLIPLVLQTALGQRAQLSIFGNDYDTPDGTCIRDYVHVQDLIAAHILALEYLEAGNSSNIFNLGSSTGFSVQEIVEAARKITGKEIPTKVEARRAGDPSTLVAASQKAQEMLGWKPEYTTMETIIESAWNWHVNHPTGYPK, encoded by the coding sequence ATGACTATTTTAGTTTTAGGTGGGGCAGGTTATATCGGATCTCACGGGGTGGATCAACTAATTGAAAAAGGCTATCAAGTAGTAGTCGTGGATAATTTGCAAACAGGCCATAAAGAGGCGATTCATAAAGATGCACGCTTTTATCAAGGGGATATTCGGGATAAAGCATTTTTACAAGGTATTTTTAAAAAGGAAAAGATTGATGGAGTGTTACATTTTGCAGCCAATAGTTTAGTTGGCGAATCAATGGAACAGCCTTTAATGTATTTTAACAATAATGTGTACGGAACTCAGATTGTTTTAGAGGTGATGGAAGAGTTTGATGTGAAAAAAATTGTCTTTTCTTCTTCGGCAGCTACTTATGGAGAAGCAAAAGTGATGCCGATTGCAGAGTCAGCTTCAACGAATCCAACGAATCCGTATGGTGAAACGAAGTTAATGATGGAAAAAATGTTGAAGTGGTGTGAGGAAGCCTATCAAATGAACTATGTTGCCTTGCGCTATTTTAATGTTGCAGGAGCAAAAATAAATGGACAAATTGGTGAAGATCATACACCAGAAACCCATTTGATTCCCTTGGTACTACAAACAGCTTTAGGCCAAAGAGCTCAGCTTTCTATTTTTGGAAATGATTATGATACTCCAGATGGAACGTGTATTCGTGATTATGTTCATGTACAGGATTTAATTGCTGCTCATATTTTAGCTTTAGAATACTTAGAAGCAGGAAATTCAAGTAATATCTTTAATTTAGGTAGTTCTACTGGATTTTCAGTTCAAGAAATTGTAGAAGCCGCAAGAAAAATTACGGGGAAAGAAATCCCAACAAAGGTGGAAGCAAGACGTGCTGGAGATCCAAGCACATTAGTGGCTGCCAGTCAGAAAGCTCAAGAAATGTTAGGATGGAAACCTGAATACACAACAATGGAGACGATTATTGAGTCAGCGTGGAATTGGCATGTGAATCATCCAACAGGTTATCCAAAATAA
- a CDS encoding CsbD family protein: MTDFKDKAKGLKDKVVGEAKETYGKVTNDVKKEAEGKAQKAKGAVEDKLGDIKK; encoded by the coding sequence ATGACAGATTTCAAAGACAAAGCTAAAGGTTTAAAAGATAAAGTAGTAGGTGAAGCAAAAGAAACCTACGGAAAAGTAACAAACGACGTGAAAAAAGAAGCTGAAGGAAAAGCACAAAAAGCTAAAGGTGCTGTTGAAGATAAATTAGGCGATATCAAAAAATAA
- a CDS encoding Asp23/Gls24 family envelope stress response protein: MAEFNDNKQNNGSIPPVAPTPEHKNSLTYEDQVIKKIAGIATNEIPGILSMSGGFISDIADKFRSSGDITKGIDAEVGEKQVALDLKVIAEYGKNIPEIFQTTIDKVSKQIKDMTGLTVIEVNMHVDDVMTRKEFDEQNNKSDSQPKNGPSDGPKKPVDSTGRVQ; encoded by the coding sequence ATGGCAGAATTTAATGATAACAAACAAAATAACGGAAGCATTCCACCAGTAGCACCAACACCTGAACACAAAAATTCATTAACTTACGAAGATCAAGTCATCAAAAAAATTGCTGGCATTGCAACAAATGAAATTCCAGGAATTTTGTCAATGAGTGGCGGCTTCATTAGCGATATTGCTGATAAATTCCGTAGCTCAGGAGATATCACAAAAGGCATTGATGCAGAAGTTGGCGAAAAACAAGTGGCTTTAGACTTAAAAGTCATTGCAGAGTATGGCAAAAATATTCCTGAAATTTTCCAAACAACCATCGATAAAGTCAGCAAACAAATCAAAGATATGACTGGTTTAACTGTCATCGAAGTGAACATGCATGTGGATGACGTAATGACTCGTAAAGAATTCGATGAACAAAATAATAAGAGTGATTCACAACCAAAAAATGGACCAAGTGATGGACCAAAAAAACCAGTAGATTCTACTGGAAGAGTTCAATAA
- a CDS encoding DUF2273 domain-containing protein, protein MQPPESWYPYRGRIIGLLIGLIIALLLITIGFGYTLLIVLLASIGFIIGAWRDGKIDITAWLQFFMK, encoded by the coding sequence ATGCAACCACCAGAATCATGGTATCCATATCGGGGACGTATTATTGGCCTTTTGATTGGGCTAATCATCGCCTTGCTCTTAATTACAATCGGATTTGGTTATACCTTATTAATTGTGTTACTAGCAAGTATTGGTTTTATTATTGGCGCTTGGCGCGATGGTAAAATTGACATCACTGCTTGGTTACAATTTTTTATGAAATAA